A window of Candidatus Polarisedimenticolia bacterium genomic DNA:
GTCTCGCACCGCGTGCGTCTTATCGCTCTTTTCTCCACCCTTTCGGCCATTTTGAACCTGATCCTGAACTTCCTGCTCATCCCACCGCTCGGGATGTACGGGGCGGCGCTCTCTACCGTGATCGCCTTCGCAGGGCAGCTGGCGGGGATACTCTTCGCACTGTCGAAGTACTATCCTCTGCCGCTGGAATGGGGCAGGCTGGCCGGCATAACCTTCGCCGCGCTGCTGCCGCTGGGAGCTTCCTTCACGCTGCCGGCGCTGCCGCTGATCTGGGACATCCCGGTGCGTCTTGCGCTGCTGGCCCTGTTCCCGATCTTGGTCATGCTGATGAGACTTCCAAAGGCCGAGGAGATGGCGCGGTTGCGCCGTCTCCTGCCGTCGACCGTGACGGCGCAGGCCGGCGGCGGCCCAGCGCGCGAGGATGCGCCTTGAGCGGCCGGTCCCATCGGTCCCGCGAGGAGCGCTGAGATGTGCGGCATTGCAGGCTATCTCTCCTTCGACGGCCGCCCGGCCAGCGAGGAGCTCCTGCGCCAGATGGCGTGGACGCTCCGTCATCGGGGGCCGGACGGCGAAGGAATCCACATCGACGGCTCGCTCGGCTTGGCGCACCGCCGGCTCTCGATCCTCGATCTCGGGGGAGGGGGTCAGCCGATGTCGACGCGCGATGGGGCGATCTGGATCGTCTTCAACGGCGAGATCTACAACTTCGTCGAGCTGCGCGAGGAGCTGATCGCGCAGGGCCACGCCTTTTCAAATCGCAGCGACACCGAGGTGATCCTCAATCTCTATCGCGAGAAGGCGCTCGAGTTCCTTGCGGCGCTGCGCGGGATGTTCGCCTTCGCGCTGTGGGACGCCCGGCATCGCCGCCTGGTCCTGGCGCGCGATCGGGTCGGCATCAAGCCCCTCTACTATCATCTCGGCCCCCGCTCCATCGTCTTTGGCTCCGAGATCAAATCGCTGCTCGTCCATCCCGACGTCGGGAGGGAGATCGATCCGGCGGCGCTCAAGGATTTCCTGACGTATCAGTACGTGCCGGCGCCCCGCAGCGTCTTCCGGACGATCCGCAAGCTTCCTCCCGCTTCCGTCCTGGTGATCGAGGGGGGTCGGGCGGAGGAGAAGCGTTACTGGAGGCTGCCCCGGGAGGTGGAGAGCCGTCCCACCGACGTGTGGCGGGAAGAGCTCGACTCCACGCTGACCGAAGCTGTCCGCATCCACATGCGCAGCGACGTGCCGGTGGGGGCCCTGCTGTCGGGCGGTCTCGACAGCAGCCTGGTGGTGGCGCTGGCGGCCGGCTCCGCAGGCGGGTCGTTGAAGACCTTCTCGGTCGGCTTTCCGGAAGCGGACCATTCGGAGCTCCCGTATGCCCGCCAGGTGGCCACGCGCTACCGCACTTCCCACACCGAGCATCTGCTCGAGCCGCGAGGGGTGGAGGCGCTGCCGTCGCTGGTGGGCCAGTTCGACGAGCCCTTTGCCGATCCCTCCTCCGTTCCCTGCGCCGCCATCGCGGAAGTGGCGGCCCGCCAGGTGAAGGTCTGCCTGTCCGGAGACGGTGGCGATGAAGGGTTCGCCGGCTACCATGCCTATCGCCTTGGAAGCTCCATGCACCGAGCCGATCTCCTTCCCCTGGCGGTGCGCCGCTTCCTGCTGGGACCTCTGGAGCGGCGCCTTCCGGAATGGGTCCCGCTGCGAGGGGGACTGCGGTTCCTGACTCTCCCCCCCGATGACCGCTACGTCGAGATCATGGGGAGCGTCGATGCTCCGGCGATGCAGTGGCTGCTCGAACCCGACCTGCTCGCGTCGGCGGCCGATCACGATCCCTACGCCTGGCTGCGGGATCTCTACCGGGGCGAAGCGGGCCGCGACGAGATTTCACGGCTGCAACGGGTCGATGTGGAGTCCTACCTTCCCGATGACATCCTGGTGAAGGCCGACAGGACCAGCATGCTGCATTCCCTCGAGCTGCGCGTCCCGTTGCTGGACCACAAGGTCCTGGAGCTGGCCTTCCGCATGCCCACGCGATTGAAGTACCGCGGCGGCGTGGGAAAGCGGATTCTGCGGGAGACCTTCGCCGGAAGGCTTCCCGAGGCTGTCGTGACGCGTGGCAAGCAGGGGTTCGGCATGCCGCTGAAGAGTTGGCTGCGCGGCGACCTGCAGGCCTTCGTGACCGAGATCCTGTCGGACCGGCGCACGCGCCAGCGCGGCGTCCTCTCTGGCCGCGGGCTGGACCGCCTGCTCGAAGCCGACCGGCGCGGAGCGCGCAGCCTGAGCAGCGAGATCTGGACCGTGCTGGTCCTCGAGCTCTGGTTCCGGGCGTGCGTCGACGGCTCCGAAGCGAAGGTGGGCTCGGCCGTCTGATCCGGGGGTGCTGGCTTGCCATCCGTCCTCCTCGTGACCCAGGATCTGCAACGCGCCGGCGCCCAGCGTCAGTGCGTGGAGCTGGCGCTGGGGCTGAAGACCCTGGCTTCCTGGAACGTCGAGATCGCCGTGCTGGAAGGCGAGCGATCTCTGGAGTCGGAGCTGACGGGAGCAGGCATCCCAATCCGGAGGGTGCCACGGCGCTGGCGCTGGGATCTTTCCCCCGCCACCGGGCTGGGAAGTCTCGCGCGGCAGGGTGGGTTCGACGTCATCCATTCGTTCATGTTCCTTCCCAACTTCTACGTCCGCTTGAGCCGCCTGCGGCACCGCACCCCCCTGATCGTCTGCTCCCACCGCACGACCAAGATGCGCGGCTGGCCACGGGCCGTCCTCGAGATCCTGCTGTCGCCCTTCTGCGACCTGATGGTGACCAACTCGCAGGCGGGACGGGAGGAGCTGGTGAGCCGGGGAATGGATCCCGGACGCATCGCCGTCGTCCTGAACGGCATCGATCTCGACCGTTTCCGGCCCGCGCCCGCGAGCGGCTCCGATGGGCGACCGGCACGCGTCGGGATGGTGGCGCGCATGGAGCCCGATCGGGATCACGTCACGCTGCTGCAGGCCTTCGAGCAGGTGCATGCGATGCATCCCGAGGCGAAGCTGGTCCTGGCGGGAGACGGCAGCCTGGCGCCCAAGGTGCGTGAGCAGGTGGCGCTGCTGCGCCTTGAGTCGTGCGTCGAGCTGCCCGGGGCGGTGGCGCACCCCGAAGAGATGTACCGCACCCTGGATCTCTACGTCCAGGCTTCGCGGAATAAGGAAGGGACCAGCAACAGCCTGCTGGAGGCGATGGCCTCGGGGATTCCGGTGATCGCGACCCGGATCGGGGGCAACCTCGAGGTGGTGCGGGATGGGGAGACCGGGCTGCTGGTTACGGCCGAAGACCCCGCCGCTCTCGCCAAGGCAATCTCCTCGCTGCTGCGCGATCCCGTCCTGGCGCAACGCCTGGGGGCCGCGGGCGCGGCACGGGTTCGCGATCTCTACTCCCGCACCGCCATGGTCGATGCCACTCTGCGAGCCTATGCCTCTCGCCTGCCGCGCCTTCTCCAGGCCGTGGGGGCATCCGTCGAATCGAGCTTGCGCGGCGAAGGGTAGCTCCGCACGTCGCTCAGCGCCCAGCTCCAGCTTCATCTCCAGGTAACCGCGGACCGTAATCCCCCCACGCCGATCCGCAGAAGGATTACTTTCCGGTCGATTGGTTCCCGGCAGCGCCGTGCACGCGTACTCGTATCCCAATGCAGGCAGCGCGGCGAGATCCTCCTCCGTGAAGTCGCCGGTCTTGCCGTTCGGAAAGGCGAAGCCGCGCACCGGGAGGGCCTTTTCCTCCTCCAGCCGCCGGCGCGATAGCTCCAGCTCGAATCGTGCCCGCTGGCGCGACACGCGCGACAGGATCGGGTGCGCGACAGGGTGCGATCCGATCTCGATCCCTTCCCGTGGCAGCACCTGGACCTGGTCCCAGCTCAGGAACTCTCCAGGCGGAGCGGGCGGCTCTTCCGCCAGCTCCTCGAGGCGCGCGGCGAGACTCTCGACCCGCTCCCAGGAGCGCTGCCGGTAGGCACATTTCAACGGGCCAGCATGCTCATGTCGTGCGGCCGCGCGAGAAGCCCGCGGACGGCGGCGTCGATTCCGGGATCGCCCGAATCGGTCCAGATCGAAGGCGGCAGACGGCGC
This region includes:
- a CDS encoding polysaccharide biosynthesis C-terminal domain-containing protein — its product is RVTTYFGASMAVCTLGLSVAVPPFLRVATAPEFHSAGRIVPLVCLAYALGGMANCLGSGLVVSHRVRLIALFSTLSAILNLILNFLLIPPLGMYGAALSTVIAFAGQLAGILFALSKYYPLPLEWGRLAGITFAALLPLGASFTLPALPLIWDIPVRLALLALFPILVMLMRLPKAEEMARLRRLLPSTVTAQAGGGPAREDAP
- the asnB gene encoding asparagine synthase (glutamine-hydrolyzing) — its product is MCGIAGYLSFDGRPASEELLRQMAWTLRHRGPDGEGIHIDGSLGLAHRRLSILDLGGGGQPMSTRDGAIWIVFNGEIYNFVELREELIAQGHAFSNRSDTEVILNLYREKALEFLAALRGMFAFALWDARHRRLVLARDRVGIKPLYYHLGPRSIVFGSEIKSLLVHPDVGREIDPAALKDFLTYQYVPAPRSVFRTIRKLPPASVLVIEGGRAEEKRYWRLPREVESRPTDVWREELDSTLTEAVRIHMRSDVPVGALLSGGLDSSLVVALAAGSAGGSLKTFSVGFPEADHSELPYARQVATRYRTSHTEHLLEPRGVEALPSLVGQFDEPFADPSSVPCAAIAEVAARQVKVCLSGDGGDEGFAGYHAYRLGSSMHRADLLPLAVRRFLLGPLERRLPEWVPLRGGLRFLTLPPDDRYVEIMGSVDAPAMQWLLEPDLLASAADHDPYAWLRDLYRGEAGRDEISRLQRVDVESYLPDDILVKADRTSMLHSLELRVPLLDHKVLELAFRMPTRLKYRGGVGKRILRETFAGRLPEAVVTRGKQGFGMPLKSWLRGDLQAFVTEILSDRRTRQRGVLSGRGLDRLLEADRRGARSLSSEIWTVLVLELWFRACVDGSEAKVGSAV
- a CDS encoding glycosyltransferase family 4 protein, coding for MPSVLLVTQDLQRAGAQRQCVELALGLKTLASWNVEIAVLEGERSLESELTGAGIPIRRVPRRWRWDLSPATGLGSLARQGGFDVIHSFMFLPNFYVRLSRLRHRTPLIVCSHRTTKMRGWPRAVLEILLSPFCDLMVTNSQAGREELVSRGMDPGRIAVVLNGIDLDRFRPAPASGSDGRPARVGMVARMEPDRDHVTLLQAFEQVHAMHPEAKLVLAGDGSLAPKVREQVALLRLESCVELPGAVAHPEEMYRTLDLYVQASRNKEGTSNSLLEAMASGIPVIATRIGGNLEVVRDGETGLLVTAEDPAALAKAISSLLRDPVLAQRLGAAGAARVRDLYSRTAMVDATLRAYASRLPRLLQAVGASVESSLRGEG